A portion of the Sus scrofa isolate TJ Tabasco breed Duroc chromosome 5, Sscrofa11.1, whole genome shotgun sequence genome contains these proteins:
- the KIAA1551 gene encoding uncharacterized protein KIAA1551 homolog isoform X2, with the protein MNWNAKPESVTLPPQYPRKQTSFLEQALVSTLTTSQSPLNHPGSNQEACLFLSNSNPVSQPLLNNRNYKTPQQIPISDMHSGTIVTSQTSVERITYTNVKGPKQLNQDLQVSSGVTQDMWLNSPMRNSMLSHTGATVSHQTGFGTNPPNVHALQNQFVTSDTYSMQLQMMPSNSGRAPITYQDNPRLNPPLSEQQVDWPQQCASSGLAYPNYRPLPKQYGYSSRSFVQGPTLPKQNTMSAGSLQVKNSPSPNPVLPLQSKQIATIPSYQYAVTHTDERPPPPYDCRYASQPLQSIQHVVKRSSMDGPQTQEMYLPEMGKDFCRGFQQQWQNSNENFSMMGNTCNLKVNTNVGQPFNRPVRSSLDSVQALGQNTQEKRVDSGNLTSNQVLDTRATKEKLVRDIKTLVEIKKKFSDLARKIKINKSLLMAAGCIKTTSSPYSNTAQNSQFSLKQTAKVQCGPQVTIVTPETMENKSPIVMESSEVANKTHSPSNSNLQDRHFNQVSSVLLNSVPSEKLPIPEQLRDLKVVTSSKMSTVEIPHATSNNIQFSSGNLVNSTKNVPAHSETTPLPQFMTFEEYISKHPNKNRLVLSLLAPGGKIERKLLKDTIETVKDSKMRSSDVNPNTTNTGNLMNLKTVETASACNINAKISDNSSGFEHKSLNGMSSKSDGHFSMELLATCLSLWKKQPSEPTVEKQSNESKTNRAAAGVSKPVEVCETSPFSAVGNSQNKVTSSSQETVLSMVTQNFESSGSTTTKGIAVVSPLILSDVKTLSVKGITPEALPETAYPVIKEGSICSLQNKLENTAALKVSVHEPVTSTTSTKIFPLIQKEKQNESTNANSEGTPNTSQGKYNETEPDVQCPVSDQQTSYVSKDSDDVHSDVLQIDNICSLVEGDTSYNSQIAKIFNLHPLEKVEQQKPLLSHQVMSSRQQNEQVDVTESKDFDCQKDNFVQCTDTSHETIDQSMLLHPPESSSLKYTEAKRGIPEESSLEQITEIESLADDVVSPAAIQQDNCPQETDMSCSYTAQDPTKNELLDDETSILYLQDQLSELLKEFPYGIEPVNMHEGCAVQQMADPISKPQTCEHTGCDSKDSTDQIQITILNSEQMKELFPEQDGPPNEVDRLTELQEEKPVTKEGNQCDPQARTIEESCESVVLDSEKDDVRCCALGWLSMVYEGVPQCQCNSIKNSASKEEKGKDPCSLEANANSYKRGERTSDGDDSVTFENPPDNQKLPLTFPVEEKHFPETEGGRNINDKSETEQNSSLRTEQELPGQFLCKGGKRRDPLQRHKKKPLQFHEVTFQSTNKTIKICQESLQRKLMAQNLRPLKPKMGFLTSKNKDLHVKNASLVQSITPEKRKLKAAGSKHKVLEKRKLDDGSIHDSEVKKKKYDKQEQNKNVGSGTFKLYNFSTPSERAMTKEKTVSNVKSSGSKDGSSKINRVLTAKEYLARQKHKEAVSGKTLKKNCLKNLPCDSQYKKSSKLPVRVGSCGKSSERQNSNVQTTKESLPISSNHGKSLKIHHSRDSKTHILRNIKGTVGGKQPDKMWIDKTKSDKNVNNVNNEAEFSQMSSQAKDQRKTYLNRVGFKCTERERICLTKLDGSPRKLNKEKRPENKPKNHVPGKDTSEKLSMLEFKLCPDGLFKNPNPVEDQKDLQPCPMKEQAPVQDDVLANSRLSKRSFSADGYETQQNQVKDSKAMFQTYKKMYMEKRSRSLGSSPLE; encoded by the exons ATGAATTGGAATGCAAAACCAGAGAGTGTCACCTTGCCACCACAGTATCCTAGAAAACAGACATCTTTTTTGGAGCAGGCTTTAGTAAGCACACTTACAACATCTCAAAGTCCTTTAAACCACCCTGGAAGTAACCAAGAAGCATGCCTATTTCTCAGTAATTCAAATCCAGTTTCACAGCCATTGCTCAAcaacagaaattataaaactcctcAACAAATCCCTATTTCTGATATGCATAGTGGGACAATTGTGACCTCCCAAACTTCAGTAGAAAGAATAACATACACAAATGTGAAAGGACCCAAACAATTAAATCAGGATTTGCAGGTGTCTTCAGGAGTTACACAAGATATGTGGCTGAACTCACCAATGAGGAATTCTATGCTCTCTCATACAGGGGCAACTGTATCTCATCAAACTGGTTTTGGCACAAATCCGCCCAATGTACATGCACTACAGAATCAGTTTGTGACATCAGACACGTATTCTATGCAACTACAAATGATGCCTTCTAATTCTGGAAGAGCTCCCATAACTTATCAGGACAACCCGAGACTTAACCCACCTTTATCAGAGCAACAGGTTGACTGGCCACAGCAGTGTGCCTCCAGTGGACTGGCTTACCCTAATTACAGACCACTTCCAAAGCAATATGGTTACTCATCACGAAGCTTTGTGCAAGGTCCTACTCTTCCGAAACAAAACACTATGTCAGCTGGGTCATTACAAGTTAAAAATAGTCCATCTCCAAATCCTGTGCTCCCTCTACAGTCAAAGCAGATTGCAACCATTCCGTCCTATCAATATGCAGTTACTCACACTGACGAAAGACCTCCTCCTCCTTATGACTGTAGATATGCAAGCCAGCCATTGCAAAGTATTCAGCATGTTGTTAAACGCTCTTCTATGGATGGTCCCCAGACTCAAGAAATGTACTTGCCTGAAATGGGGAAAGACTTTTGTAGAGGCTTTCAACAGCAGTGGCAAAACTCGAATGAAAATTTCAGCATGATGGGAAATACCTGCAACTTGAAAGTAAACACCAATGTTGGTCAGCCTTTTAACAGACCTGTTAGATCTTCTCTGGATAGTGTCCAGGCTCTTGGTCAGAATACTCAAGAGAAAAGAGTAGATTCTGGAAACCTGACTTCAAATCAGGTATTGGACACACGTGCCACAAAAGAAAAGTTAGTGAGGGACATTAAAACAttagtagaaataaaaaagaagttttcGGACCTtgcaaggaaaattaaaattaataaaagtctTTTGATGGCAGCAGGTTGTATTAAAACAACTAGTAGCCCTTATAGCAATACAGCTCAAAATTCTCAGTTTTCTCTGAAACAAACTGCCAAAGTACAGTGTGGGCCACAGGTAACCATAGTCACTCCAGAAACCATGGAGAATAAATCACCAATAGTAATGGAATCTTCAGAAGTAGCAAATAAAACACACAGTCCATCGAATTCCAACCTTCAGGACAGACATTTTAACCAGGTCAGTTCTGTTTTACTAAATTCTGTCCCTTCGGAAAAGTTGCCAATTCCAGAACAGTTACGTGATTTGAAAGTTGTGACTTCTTCAAAGATGTCAACTGTTGAGATTCCCCATGCCACATCAAATAACATCCAGTTTTCATCAGGAAATCTTGTCAATAGCACAAAAAATGTGCCAGCACATTCTGAGACAACTCCTCTTCCTCAGTTCATGACTTTTGAGGAATATATTTCAAAACATCCAAATAAAAATAGGCTAGTTCTCAGTTTACTTGCACCTGGAGGTAAAATTGAGAGGAAATTATTAAAAGACACTATTGAAACTGTTAAGGATTCCAAAATGCGTAGTTCTGACGTGAATCCAAATACCACTAACACTGGTAACCTAATGAATTTGAAAACTGTGGAAACTGCAAGTGCTTGTAATATAAATGCCAAGATTTCAGACAACTCTTCTGGGTTTGAGCATAAATCCTTAAATGGAATGTCTTCGAAAAGCGATGGTCACTTTTCCATGGAATTACTAGCAACATGTCTCTCTTTGTGGAAAAAGCAACCTTCAGAACCTACAGTAGAAAAACAGTCCAATGAGTCAAAAACAAACAGAGCCGCAGCTGGAGTTTCAAAACCTGTGGAAGTTTGTGAGACGAGTCCATTTTCAGCTGTGGGAAATTCGCAGAATAAGGTCACCAGCAGCTCACAGGAAACAGTTTTGTCAATGGTAACACAGAATTTTGAGTCTTCAGGTTCAACTACTACAAAAGGAATTGCCGTAGTGTCACCCTTAATTCTTTCAGATGTCAAAACATTGTCTGTCAAAGGTATAACACCTGAAGCCTTACCTGAAACAGCATACCCAGTTATTAAAGAAGGCAGCATTTGTAGTTTACaaaataagttagaaaatacTGCTGCTTTGAAGGTTAGTGTTCATGAACCAGTGACAAGTACTACAAGCACCAAGATTTTCCCACTGattcagaaggaaaaacaaaatgagtcAACTAATGCTAATTCAGAAGGCACACCTAATACCAGTCAAGGGAAGTATAATGAAACAGAACCAGATGTCCAGTGTCCTGTGAGTGATCAGCAGACCTCATATGTATCAAAGGACAGTGATGATGTGCACAGTGATGTATTGCAGATTGATAATATTTGTTCTCTTGTTGAAGGTGATACCTCTTATAATTCCCAAATAGCAAAGATATTCAACCTGCACCCTTTGGAAAAGGTTGAGCAACAGAAACCTCTACTGAGTCACCAAGTGATGAGTAGTAGACAACAAAATGAACAAGTAGACGTCACTGAAAGTAAAGACTTTGATTGTCAAAAAGATAACTTTGTACAGTGCACAGATACTTCCCATGAAACAATTGATCAGTCAATGTTACTGCATCCTCCAGAATCATCATCTTTGAAGTACACTGAAGCAAAGAGGGGCATTCCAGAGGAAAGCAGCTTGGAACAAATCACTGAAATCGAAAGCCTGGCTGATGATGTGGTTTCACCAgctgctattcagcaggataaCTGCCCTCAGGAAACTGACATGTCCTGCAGTTACACTGCGCAGGATCCTACAAAAAATGAGCTTCTCGATGATGAGACATCCATCCTCTACCTACAAGATCAGCTGTCAGAACTTTTAAAAGAGTTTCCCTATGGTATTGAACCTGTGAACATGCATGAGGGTTGTGCGGTCCAACAAATGGCAGACCCCATTTCAAAACCTCAAACTTGTGAGCACACTGGTTGTGACTCCAAAGACTCAACAGACCAGATACAAATTACAATACTAAACTCAGAGCAAATGAAAGAATTATTTCCTGAACAGGATGGTCCACCCAATGAGGTAGACAGATTGACAGAACTTCAGGAAGAAAAGCCTGTCACAAAAGAAGGGAACCAGTGTGACCCACAGGCACGTACCATTGAAGAAAGTTGTGAGTCTGTTGTACTGGATTCGGAAAAAGATGATGTCCGTTGCTGTGCCTTGGGGTGGCTCTCTATGGTTTATGAAGGAGTACCTCAGTGCCAGTGTAATTCCATTAAGAACTCAgcttcaaaggaagaaaaagggaaagatcCGTGTTCTCTGGAGGCCAACGCCAACAGTTATAAACGAGGCGAGAGGACCTCTGATGGAGATGACTCTGTCACATTTGAGAATCCTCCAGATAATCAGAAACTTCCTCTGACTTTTCCAGTTGAGgaaaaacattttcctgaaaCAGAGGGAGGCCGGAACATAAATGATAAATcagaaacagaacagaacagcTCACTAAGGACAGAGCAAGAATTACCTGGTCAGTTTTTATGTAAAGGTGGTAAAAGACGAGATCCATTGCAGAGACACAAAAAGAAACCCCTGCAATTTCATGAGGTCACTTTTCAGTCCactaataaaactataaaaatttgtCAAGAGAGCTTGCAGAGGAAGCTTATGGCACAAAATTTACGTCCACTCAAACCAAAGATGGGGTTTTTGACgagtaaaaataaagatttgcATGTGAAAAATGCTTCTTTAGTACAGTCAATAacaccagaaaagagaaaattgaaagcAGCTGGCTCTAAACACAAAGTTTTGGAAAAAAGGAAGTTGGATGATGGGAGCATACATGATTCAGAAGTAAAGAAGAAGAAGTATGATAAACAAGAGCAGAATAAAAATGTGGGAAGTGGTACATTTAAATTGTACAATTTCTCAACCCCAAGTGAAAGAGCTATGACTAAAGAAAAGACAGTTTCAAATGTTAAGTCTTCAGGCTCTAAGGATGGTTCATCTAAAATTAATCGAGTTCTGACAGCAAAGGAGTACCTAGCAAGGCAGAAGCATAAAGAAGCAGTGAGTGGCAAAACGTTAAAGAAAAACTGTCTGAAAAATCTGCCATGTGATTCTCAGTACAAGAAGTCCAGTAAACTTCCTGTGCGTGTGGGAAGTTGTGGGAAATCATCCGAGAGACAAAACAGCAATGTACAGACCACTAAAGAATCATTACCTATTAGTTCCAACCATGGTAAAAGCCTCAAAATCCATCATTCCAGGGACTCTAAAACCCACATTTTGAGGAATATTAAAGGAACAGTTGGTGGAAAGCAACCTGATAAAATGTGGATTGACAAAACCAAATCAGACAAGAATGTAAACAATGTAAATAATGAAGCTGAATTCAGCCAAATGTCTTCCCAAGCAAAGGATCAAAGGAAAACGTACCTGAACAGAGTTGGATTTAAATGCACTGAACGTGAACGCATTTGTCTCACAAAATTAGATGGTTCACCCAGGAagcttaataaagaaaaaagaccagaaaataaGCCCAAGAACCATGTACCTGGGAAAGATACCTCAGAAAAACTAAGCATGCTGGAGTTTAAGTTATGTCCAGATGGACTGTTCAAGAATCCAAACCCTGTTGAAGACCAGAAGGATCTGCAGCCTTGTCCTATGAAAGAGCAAGCTCCTGTGCAAG ATGATGTGTTGGCTAATTCAAGACTCTCCAAGAGAAGCTTCAGTGCCGATGGATATGAGACACAACAAAACCAAGTAAAAGATTCAAAAGCAATGTTTCAAACCTACAAAAAGATGTACATGGAGAAGAGGAGCAGAAGTCTTGGTAGCAGTCCTTTAGAATAA
- the KIAA1551 gene encoding uncharacterized protein KIAA1551 homolog (The RefSeq protein has 3 substitutions compared to this genomic sequence), whose amino-acid sequence MNWNAKPESVTLPPQYPRKQTSFLEQALVSTLTTSQSPLNHPGSNQEACLFLSNSNPVSQPLLNNRNYKTPQQIPISDMHSGTIVTSQTSVERITYTNVKGPKQLNQDLQVSSGVTQDMWLNSPMRNSMLSHTGATVSHQTGFGTNPPNVHALQNQFVTSDTYSMQLQMMPSNSGRAPITYQDNPRLNPPLSEQQVDWPQQCASSGLAYPNYRPLPKQYGYSSRSFVQGPTLPKQNTMSAGSLQVKNSPSPNPVLPLQSKQIATIPSYQYAVTHTDERPPPPYDCRYASQPLQSIQHVVKRSSMDGPQTQEMYLPEMGKDFCRGFQQQWQNSNENFSMMGNTCNLKVNTNVGQPFNRPVRSSLDSVQALGQNTQEKRVDSGNLTSNQVLDTRAKKKKLVRDIKTLVEIKKKFSDLARKIKINKSLLMAAGCIKTTSSPYSNTAQNSQFSLKQTAKVQCGPQVTIVTPETMENKSPIVMESSEVANKTHSPSNSNLQDRHFNQVSSVLLNSVPSEKLPIPEQLRDLKVVTSSKMSTVEIPHATSNNIQFSSGNLVNSTKNVPAHSETTPLPQFMTFEEYISKHPNKNRLVLSLLAPGGKIERKLLKDTIETVKDSKMRSSDVNPNTTNTGNLMNLKTVETASACNINAKISDNSSGFEHKSLNGMSSKSDSHFSMELLATCLSLWKKQPSEPTVEKQSNESKTNRAAAGVSKPVEVCETSPFSAVGNSQNKVTSSSQETVLSMVTQNFESSGSTTTKGIAVVSPLILSDVKTLSVKGITPEALPETAYPVIKEGSICSLQNKLENTAALKVSVHEPVTSTTSTKIFPLIQKEKQNESTNANSEGTPNTSQGKYNETEPDVQCPVSDQQTSYVSKDSDDVHSDVLQIDNICSLVEGDTSYNSQIAKIFNLHPLEKVEQQKPLLSHQVMSSRQQNEQVDVTESKDFDCQKDNFVQCTDTSHETIDQSMLLHPPESSSLKYTEAKRGIPEESSLEQITEIESLADDVVSPAAIQQDNCPQETDMSCSYTAQDPTKNELLDDETSILYLQDQLSELLKEFPYGIEPVNMHEGCAVQQMADPISKPQTCEHTGCDSKDSTDQIQITILNSEQMKELFPEQDGPPNEVDRLTELQEEKPVTKEGNQCDPQARTIEESCESVVLDSEKDDVRCCALGWLSMVYEGVPQCQCNSIKNSASKEEKGKDPCSLEANANSYKRGERTSDGDDSVTFENPPDNQKLPLTFPVEEKHFPETEGGRNINDKSETEQNSSLRTEQELPGQFLCKGGKRRDPLQRHKKKPLQFHEVTFQSTNKTIKICQESLQRKLMAQNLRPLKPKMGFLTSKNKDLHVKNASLVQSITPEKRKLKAAGSKHKVLEKRKLDDGSIHDSEVKKKKYDKQEQNKNVGSGTFKLYNFSTPSERAMTKEKTVSNVKSSGSKDGSSKINRVLTAKEYLARQKHKEAVSGKTLKKNCLKNLPCDSQYKKSSKLPVRVGSCGKSSERQNSNVQTTKESLPISSNHGKSLKIHHSRDSKTHILRNIKGTVGGKQPDKMWIDKTKSDKNVNNVNNEAEFSQMSSQAKDQRKTYLNRVGFKCTERERICLTKLDGSPRKLNKEKRPENKPKNHVPGKDTSEKLSMLEFKLCPDGLFKNPNPVEDQKDLQPCPMKEQAPVQVSGIKSTKEDWLKCVTEEKKIPEPNQEIDDVLANSRLSKRSFSADGYETQQNQVKDSKAMFQTYKKMYMEKRSRSLGSSPLE is encoded by the exons ATGAATTGGAATGCAAAACCAGAGAGTGTCACCTTGCCACCACAGTATCCTAGAAAACAGACATCTTTTTTGGAGCAGGCTTTAGTAAGCACACTTACAACATCTCAAAGTCCTTTAAACCACCCTGGAAGTAACCAAGAAGCATGCCTATTTCTCAGTAATTCAAATCCAGTTTCACAGCCATTGCTCAAcaacagaaattataaaactcctcAACAAATCCCTATTTCTGATATGCATAGTGGGACAATTGTGACCTCCCAAACTTCAGTAGAAAGAATAACATACACAAATGTGAAAGGACCCAAACAATTAAATCAGGATTTGCAGGTGTCTTCAGGAGTTACACAAGATATGTGGCTGAACTCACCAATGAGGAATTCTATGCTCTCTCATACAGGGGCAACTGTATCTCATCAAACTGGTTTTGGCACAAATCCGCCCAATGTACATGCACTACAGAATCAGTTTGTGACATCAGACACGTATTCTATGCAACTACAAATGATGCCTTCTAATTCTGGAAGAGCTCCCATAACTTATCAGGACAACCCGAGACTTAACCCACCTTTATCAGAGCAACAGGTTGACTGGCCACAGCAGTGTGCCTCCAGTGGACTGGCTTACCCTAATTACAGACCACTTCCAAAGCAATATGGTTACTCATCACGAAGCTTTGTGCAAGGTCCTACTCTTCCGAAACAAAACACTATGTCAGCTGGGTCATTACAAGTTAAAAATAGTCCATCTCCAAATCCTGTGCTCCCTCTACAGTCAAAGCAGATTGCAACCATTCCGTCCTATCAATATGCAGTTACTCACACTGACGAAAGACCTCCTCCTCCTTATGACTGTAGATATGCAAGCCAGCCATTGCAAAGTATTCAGCATGTTGTTAAACGCTCTTCTATGGATGGTCCCCAGACTCAAGAAATGTACTTGCCTGAAATGGGGAAAGACTTTTGTAGAGGCTTTCAACAGCAGTGGCAAAACTCGAATGAAAATTTCAGCATGATGGGAAATACCTGCAACTTGAAAGTAAACACCAATGTTGGTCAGCCTTTTAACAGACCTGTTAGATCTTCTCTGGATAGTGTCCAGGCTCTTGGTCAGAATACTCAAGAGAAAAGAGTAGATTCTGGAAACCTGACTTCAAATCAGGTATTGGACACACGTGCCACAAAAGAAAAGTTAGTGAGGGACATTAAAACAttagtagaaataaaaaagaagttttcGGACCTtgcaaggaaaattaaaattaataaaagtctTTTGATGGCAGCAGGTTGTATTAAAACAACTAGTAGCCCTTATAGCAATACAGCTCAAAATTCTCAGTTTTCTCTGAAACAAACTGCCAAAGTACAGTGTGGGCCACAGGTAACCATAGTCACTCCAGAAACCATGGAGAATAAATCACCAATAGTAATGGAATCTTCAGAAGTAGCAAATAAAACACACAGTCCATCGAATTCCAACCTTCAGGACAGACATTTTAACCAGGTCAGTTCTGTTTTACTAAATTCTGTCCCTTCGGAAAAGTTGCCAATTCCAGAACAGTTACGTGATTTGAAAGTTGTGACTTCTTCAAAGATGTCAACTGTTGAGATTCCCCATGCCACATCAAATAACATCCAGTTTTCATCAGGAAATCTTGTCAATAGCACAAAAAATGTGCCAGCACATTCTGAGACAACTCCTCTTCCTCAGTTCATGACTTTTGAGGAATATATTTCAAAACATCCAAATAAAAATAGGCTAGTTCTCAGTTTACTTGCACCTGGAGGTAAAATTGAGAGGAAATTATTAAAAGACACTATTGAAACTGTTAAGGATTCCAAAATGCGTAGTTCTGACGTGAATCCAAATACCACTAACACTGGTAACCTAATGAATTTGAAAACTGTGGAAACTGCAAGTGCTTGTAATATAAATGCCAAGATTTCAGACAACTCTTCTGGGTTTGAGCATAAATCCTTAAATGGAATGTCTTCGAAAAGCGATGGTCACTTTTCCATGGAATTACTAGCAACATGTCTCTCTTTGTGGAAAAAGCAACCTTCAGAACCTACAGTAGAAAAACAGTCCAATGAGTCAAAAACAAACAGAGCCGCAGCTGGAGTTTCAAAACCTGTGGAAGTTTGTGAGACGAGTCCATTTTCAGCTGTGGGAAATTCGCAGAATAAGGTCACCAGCAGCTCACAGGAAACAGTTTTGTCAATGGTAACACAGAATTTTGAGTCTTCAGGTTCAACTACTACAAAAGGAATTGCCGTAGTGTCACCCTTAATTCTTTCAGATGTCAAAACATTGTCTGTCAAAGGTATAACACCTGAAGCCTTACCTGAAACAGCATACCCAGTTATTAAAGAAGGCAGCATTTGTAGTTTACaaaataagttagaaaatacTGCTGCTTTGAAGGTTAGTGTTCATGAACCAGTGACAAGTACTACAAGCACCAAGATTTTCCCACTGattcagaaggaaaaacaaaatgagtcAACTAATGCTAATTCAGAAGGCACACCTAATACCAGTCAAGGGAAGTATAATGAAACAGAACCAGATGTCCAGTGTCCTGTGAGTGATCAGCAGACCTCATATGTATCAAAGGACAGTGATGATGTGCACAGTGATGTATTGCAGATTGATAATATTTGTTCTCTTGTTGAAGGTGATACCTCTTATAATTCCCAAATAGCAAAGATATTCAACCTGCACCCTTTGGAAAAGGTTGAGCAACAGAAACCTCTACTGAGTCACCAAGTGATGAGTAGTAGACAACAAAATGAACAAGTAGACGTCACTGAAAGTAAAGACTTTGATTGTCAAAAAGATAACTTTGTACAGTGCACAGATACTTCCCATGAAACAATTGATCAGTCAATGTTACTGCATCCTCCAGAATCATCATCTTTGAAGTACACTGAAGCAAAGAGGGGCATTCCAGAGGAAAGCAGCTTGGAACAAATCACTGAAATCGAAAGCCTGGCTGATGATGTGGTTTCACCAgctgctattcagcaggataaCTGCCCTCAGGAAACTGACATGTCCTGCAGTTACACTGCGCAGGATCCTACAAAAAATGAGCTTCTCGATGATGAGACATCCATCCTCTACCTACAAGATCAGCTGTCAGAACTTTTAAAAGAGTTTCCCTATGGTATTGAACCTGTGAACATGCATGAGGGTTGTGCGGTCCAACAAATGGCAGACCCCATTTCAAAACCTCAAACTTGTGAGCACACTGGTTGTGACTCCAAAGACTCAACAGACCAGATACAAATTACAATACTAAACTCAGAGCAAATGAAAGAATTATTTCCTGAACAGGATGGTCCACCCAATGAGGTAGACAGATTGACAGAACTTCAGGAAGAAAAGCCTGTCACAAAAGAAGGGAACCAGTGTGACCCACAGGCACGTACCATTGAAGAAAGTTGTGAGTCTGTTGTACTGGATTCGGAAAAAGATGATGTCCGTTGCTGTGCCTTGGGGTGGCTCTCTATGGTTTATGAAGGAGTACCTCAGTGCCAGTGTAATTCCATTAAGAACTCAgcttcaaaggaagaaaaagggaaagatcCGTGTTCTCTGGAGGCCAACGCCAACAGTTATAAACGAGGCGAGAGGACCTCTGATGGAGATGACTCTGTCACATTTGAGAATCCTCCAGATAATCAGAAACTTCCTCTGACTTTTCCAGTTGAGgaaaaacattttcctgaaaCAGAGGGAGGCCGGAACATAAATGATAAATcagaaacagaacagaacagcTCACTAAGGACAGAGCAAGAATTACCTGGTCAGTTTTTATGTAAAGGTGGTAAAAGACGAGATCCATTGCAGAGACACAAAAAGAAACCCCTGCAATTTCATGAGGTCACTTTTCAGTCCactaataaaactataaaaatttgtCAAGAGAGCTTGCAGAGGAAGCTTATGGCACAAAATTTACGTCCACTCAAACCAAAGATGGGGTTTTTGACgagtaaaaataaagatttgcATGTGAAAAATGCTTCTTTAGTACAGTCAATAacaccagaaaagagaaaattgaaagcAGCTGGCTCTAAACACAAAGTTTTGGAAAAAAGGAAGTTGGATGATGGGAGCATACATGATTCAGAAGTAAAGAAGAAGAAGTATGATAAACAAGAGCAGAATAAAAATGTGGGAAGTGGTACATTTAAATTGTACAATTTCTCAACCCCAAGTGAAAGAGCTATGACTAAAGAAAAGACAGTTTCAAATGTTAAGTCTTCAGGCTCTAAGGATGGTTCATCTAAAATTAATCGAGTTCTGACAGCAAAGGAGTACCTAGCAAGGCAGAAGCATAAAGAAGCAGTGAGTGGCAAAACGTTAAAGAAAAACTGTCTGAAAAATCTGCCATGTGATTCTCAGTACAAGAAGTCCAGTAAACTTCCTGTGCGTGTGGGAAGTTGTGGGAAATCATCCGAGAGACAAAACAGCAATGTACAGACCACTAAAGAATCATTACCTATTAGTTCCAACCATGGTAAAAGCCTCAAAATCCATCATTCCAGGGACTCTAAAACCCACATTTTGAGGAATATTAAAGGAACAGTTGGTGGAAAGCAACCTGATAAAATGTGGATTGACAAAACCAAATCAGACAAGAATGTAAACAATGTAAATAATGAAGCTGAATTCAGCCAAATGTCTTCCCAAGCAAAGGATCAAAGGAAAACGTACCTGAACAGAGTTGGATTTAAATGCACTGAACGTGAACGCATTTGTCTCACAAAATTAGATGGTTCACCCAGGAagcttaataaagaaaaaagaccagaaaataaGCCCAAGAACCATGTACCTGGGAAAGATACCTCAGAAAAACTAAGCATGCTGGAGTTTAAGTTATGTCCAGATGGACTGTTCAAGAATCCAAACCCTGTTGAAGACCAGAAGGATCTGCAGCCTTGTCCTATGAAAGAGCAAGCTCCTGTGCAAG tttcaggaataaaaagtacaaaagaagACTGGTTAAAATGTGTGACTGAGGAGAAAAAGATACCGGAACCCAATCAAGAAATAG ATGATGTGTTGGCTAATTCAAGACTCTCCAAGAGAAGCTTCAGTGCCGATGGATATGAGACACAACAAAACCAAGTAAAAGATTCAAAAGCAATGTTTCAAACCTACAAAAAGATGTACATGGAGAAGAGGAGCAGAAGTCTTGGTAGCAGTCCTTTAGAATAA